One region of Oryza sativa Japonica Group chromosome 10, ASM3414082v1 genomic DNA includes:
- the LOC4349466 gene encoding ASI1-immunoprecipitated protein 2 isoform X4 encodes MLGGDSDPTMLSTIRDKLTARKRPVPLDSPNVKTESGTCNVCCAPCSSCLHRNIALTDSNMDCGSSQTCFARSETKNSSFVRVDKGLRTKAKGGENDDEFSATSSPASYSENGENKVIARSSVAADSEVDKPAKRRRLVNHGSRSPIVECHDDSNSCVTGVSAASKLLLDKKKDKLSTSASSRDLTVNYKDNGINRLRNYCAEESTGKKRSDVHAMHRSSSDRSLPAESPFATKRLLRTQSSLSASHGLSPKRPTHEFGNAQNNLAHQPCEKASSNKTVERSLGGKSDPSVLGGERHSMMTSCGTSNRDKIKAGSLTKNLENGTSCSRNGSLEHADIQSNDAVNRNDNDKQERNQGCSMDTGSGRKLNTQNDVMTDSGNSEGLIDVNVCDICGDVGREYLLATCTRCLEGAEHTYCMRVKLEKVPDGEWLCEECCLKEDENQTRSNGGTSRNKVLDGKNQNSESTNNSKTLKVVVTDLDSQQITCGTPVNDPLAGSNQKLHLASSDLEARQVKCATPTAERLDVKNKNSGIMGNRKKLQVVTSSLEARQSSCRTPTSGSLDKKNQSLDKRSQSSEVLLKRKKLRVATDMESPLSNDGVRSPPKSCKRYAENTLSSTPRLLKADSPRNHDVFSRENSFKSSNKGSIKSPDNAPMRSQAVNSSVTLPRSYSLGNLANVKTPGPSPRGLLSKQPSFNNSSNEPKVKQLAEPVLSKLKPSKHSPRDPRESIRKVMKSGPLKHEASICKGSSSSKQKQSVHSSQNEQPRILKPVKPTILLERGASFNLQKPNISSSPRPDSSIKSGDPRNDQDSPRPGPSILKSSKKPGIVENKHSSILSKSDEQGITSTGVVCSKDTCVVKASDPLIPMDKIKNDSTDGACESPLILVNNDNEMSTKPEVLSIPRASKTCGSDFQDIAPTSSSEDLPPEEVQYEQKVVESDGNISCKSAAAIQASEDLLPESPQGCLVAQNPYSPDTKSNDLNLKQQALVDQSSTVGSSLGALVIPEQSYIWQGTFEVSRPGSSPEMYDGFQAHLSTCASLKVLEIVKQLPQRIQLVEVPRHSSWPLQFKEVKPNEDNIALYFFAKDVESYERAYGKLLENMLAGDLSLTANICGIELLIFTSDKLPERTQRWNGLLFFWGVLYARKASSSTELLVKGMNHSPLEQINGPVNQLVCSPKMPQSLGIDLNECPVDELYDPAVSVQTEMENRGASVNHETLLRSNHEAERLNLCEIHFPETAGTGKILLGTPTAVPYGVHVHTSSKRECLNIKPEYPSDIIGSEGTAGRDNMEEEESFTKNGVPCFTKQHTGATTRSVSDEILANTQARVSFQEVSPQHSVRPKLSDDPSDSVLKDFVLPDSSSIYKRQKTSEGKYSTCSFGDGQLTSKCLSKIPLPADQHTSLDDVQYIGRVPADPCSPTKPILDHVIHVLSSDDEDSPEPRNNLNKTSLKEEEGPSPLLSLSLSMASKKHNLTGSDTGDDGPLSLSLGLPGVVTSNQALEMKQFLPEKPGMNTSLLL; translated from the exons ATGCTTGGAGGTGATTCTGATCCCACAATGCTGTCTACAATAAGG gaCAAGCTTACAGCAAGAAAAAGACCAGTACCACTCGACAGTCCTAATGTGAAGACAGAATCTGGCACTTGTAATGTCTGTTGTGCTCCTTGCTCCTCGTGCCTACACCGAAATATTGCACTCACGGATTCAAATATGGACTGTGGATCATCTCAAACATGCTTTGCAAGGTCAGAAACAAAAAACAGTTCGTTTGTTCGTGTTGATAAAGGGCTCCGTACCAAGGCTAAGGGGGGAGAAAATGACGATGAATTCAGTGCTACTTCAAGCCCTGCTTCCTATTCTGAAAATGGTGAAAATAAAGTCATCGCAAGATCATCTGTTGCAGCAGATTCCGAGGTTGACAAGCCAGCAAAACGTAGAAGGCTAGTAAATCACGGTTCTAGATCACCTATAGTAGAATGCCATGATGATAGCAACTCATGTGTTACTGGAGTATCAGCAGCAAGCAAGCTTCTGTTAGACAAGAAAAAGGATAAACTATCTACATCAGCATCAAGTCGTGACCTTACTGTTAACTATAAGGACAATGGCATTAACAGACTAAGAAACTACTGCGCCGAAGAATCTACAGGAAAGAAGAGATCTGATGTTCATGCCATGCACCGAAGTTCATCTGATAGATCATTGCCTGCCGAGTCTCCTTTTGCAACCAAGAGGTTGCTGCGTACCCAATCCTCTCTCAGTGCATCACATGGATTATCTCCTAAGAGACCAACACATGAATTTGGGAATGCACAAAATAATTTAGCTCACCAACCTTGTGAGAAAGCTTCTTCAAACAAGACCGTAGAGCGTTCACTGGGAGGAAAATCAGATCCTTCTGTGCTTGGTGGTGAGAGGCACAGCATGATGACTAGTTGTGGTACCAGTAATAGGGATAAAATCAAGGCTGGATCTTTAACAAAGAATCTGGAAAATGGCACCTCATGCTCAAGAAATGGAAGTCTAGAACATGCTGACATCCAATCTAATGATGCTGTCAATAGGAATGACAATGATAAACAAGAACGTAATCAAGGTTGTTCAATGGATACAGGTAGTGGTAGAAAGTTGAATACACAGAATGATGTGATGACGGACTCTGGGAATTCAGAGGGCTTAATAGAT GTTAATGTTTGTGATATATGTGGAGATGTTGGAAGGGAATATCTTCTGGCTACATGCACTAGGTGCCTTGAAGGGGCAGAGCATAC TTATTGCATGCGAGTGAAGTTAGAGAAAGTTCCAGATGGTGAATGGTTATGCGAAGAATGCTGTCTTAAAGAAGATGAAAACCAAACAAGAAGCAACGGTGGCACATCAAGGAATAAGGTTTTGGACGGGAAGAACCAAAATTCAGAAAGTACAAACAACTCTAAGACATTGAAGGTTGTTGTGACTGATTTGGACAGTCAACAAATCACTTGTGGCACTCCAGTAAATGATCCCTTGGCTGGTAGCAATCAAAAGTTGCATCTTGCGTCATCTGATCTGGAAGCACGGCAAGTGAAGTGTGCCACCCCAACTGCTGAAAGACTGGATGTGAAGAACAAAAATTCAGGAATTATGGGAAATCGCAAGAAGTTGCAAGTTGTTACATCTAGCTTGGAAGCACGACAATCCTCTTGTAGGACACCAACGTCTGGAAGCTTGGATAAGAAGAATCAAAGCTTAGACAAGAGGAGTCAAAGTTCAGAAGTGTTGTTAAAACGTAAGAAGTTGCGAGTTGCCACTGATATGGAATCACCTCTATCAAATGATGGTGTACGGAGTCCACCTAAATCATGCAAGAGATATGCAGAAAATACTTTATCCTCTACTCCCAGGCTCCTGAAGGCGGACAGCCCTAGGAATCATGATGTGTTCTCCAGGGAGAACTCATTTAAAAGCTCTAACAAAGGAAGTATAAAGTCGCCTGATAATGCTCCAATGAGGTCTCAAGCAGTTAATAGTTCCGTGACCTTACCTCGGTCATATTCCTTGGGGAACTTGGCAAATGTTAAAACACCAGGTCCTTCACCACGAG GCCTTTTATCAAAGCAACCATCTTTCAACAACTCCAGTAATGAACCAAAGGTCAAGCAATTAGCTGAACCTGTGTTGAGCAAGTTGAAGCCTTCAAAACATTCACCAAGAGATCCTAGAGAGTCCATCCGGAAAGTTATGAAATCTGGGCCTCTTAAGCATGAGGCTTCAATTTGCAAAGGCTCAAGTTCATCAAAGCAAAAGCAATCAGTTCATTCATCTCAAAATGAACAACCGAGAATATTGAAGCCCGTGAAACCAACAATTTTGTTAGAAAGGGGGGCTtcatttaatcttcaaaaaccAAACATTTCTTCATCTCCAAGGCCTGATAGTTCAATAAAATCAGGGGATCCAAGAAATGACCAAGACAGCCCGAGGCCTGGACCAAGCATACTTAAAAGTAGCAAAAAACCAG GAATTGTTGAAAATAAGCATAGCTCCATTTTATCTAAAAGTGATGAGCAAGGGATTACTTCAACAGGAGTTGTTTGTTCTAAAGACACCTGTGTGGTGAAGGCATCAGATCCACTAATCCCAatggataaaataaaaaatgatagcACAGATGGTGCATGTGAAAGTCCACTAATTTTGGTGAATAACGATAATGAAATGTCAACTAAACCTGAGGTGCTTTCCATTCCACGTGCTTCAAAGACTTGTGGATCTGATTTCCAAGATATTGCGCCAACAAGTTCCTCAGAAGATTTGCCTCCAGAAGAGGTACAGTATGAACAGAAAGTTGTGGAAAGTGATGGGAACATCTCCTGTAAAAGTGCAGCGGCGATTCAGGCTTCCGAAGACCTTTTGCCGGAGAGCCCACAAGGCTGTCTAGTGGCACAAAATCCGTACAGCCCTGACACTAAATCGAATGACCTGAACTTAAAGCAGCAAGCTTTGGTTGATCAATCTTCTACTGTTGGAAGTTCTTTGGGGGCTTTAGTTATTCCAGAGCAGTCTTACATCTGGCA AGGTACCTTTGAGGTTTCAAGACCTGGAAGCTCTCCTGAAATGTACGATGGGTTTCAGGCTCACTTATCTACCTGTGCATCGCTGAAAGTACTTGAAATAGTGAAACAATTACCTCAGAGAATTCAGTTGGTAGAAGTTCCACGGCATTCCTCATGGCCACTGCAATTTAAGGAAGTAAAGCCGAATGAAGATAACATTGCTCTTTATTTCTTTGCTAAAGATGTTGAAAG TTATGAAAGAGCATATGGGAAACTGTTGGAAAACATGCTTGCTGGAGATTTGTCCCTCACAGCAAATATTTGTGGCATTGAACTTCTCATTTTTACGTCTGATAAGCTGCCTGAGAGGACTCAAC GGTGGAATGGCTTACTTTTCTTTTGGGGTGTCCTTTATGCCAGAAAGGCAAGTAGTTCAACTGAGCTGCTTGTCAAAGGGATGAATCATAGTCCATTAGAACAAATTAATGGACCTGTTAATCAACTTGTCTGTTCCCCTAAGATGCCTCAGTCTTTGGGCATAGATTTGAATGAGTGCCCTGTTGATGAATTGTATGATCCAGCTGTATCAGTTCAAACGGAGATGGAGAATCGTGGTGCATCTGTAAACCATGAGACTTTGTTGAGGTCCAACCATGAGGCTGAAAGGCTGAATTTATGTGAAATACATTTCCCAGAAACTGCAGGGACTGGGAAAATTTTGTTAGGAACTCCTACTGCAGTTCCCTATGGAGTTCATGTTCACACAAGTTCAAAACGTGAATGCCTCAACATTAAACCAGAATATCCAAGTGATATAATAG GTAGCGAAGGAACAGCGGGCAGGGACAacatggaggaggaagagagcttTACCAAGAATGGAGTTCCATGCTTTACTAAGCAGCATACAGGTGCAACCACCAGATCAGTATCTGATGAGATATTGGCAAATACACAGGCACGCGTATCCTTTCAAGAAGTATCCCCACAGCATTCTGTCAGGCCAAAGCTTTCTGATGATCCAAGTGATTCAGTTTTAAAGGACTTTGTTTTGCCTGATTCTAGTTCCATCTACAAACGGCAAAAGACCTCTGAGGGAAAATACTCTACTTGCAGTTTTGGAGATGGTCAACTGACTAGCAAATGCTTGTCCAAGATACCCTTGCCAGCTGATCAGCATACTTCATTAGATGATGTGCAATATATTGGTAGGGTTCCAGCAGATCCCTGTTCTCCAACTAAACCAATCTTGGATCATGTGATCCATGTCCTATCTTCAGATGATGAAGACTCCCCAGAACCTCGTAATAATCTGAATAAGACATCACTGAAGGAAGAAGAGGGCCCTTCTCCTCTACTGTCACTGTCCCTTTCTATGGCCTCAAAGAAGCATAATCTTACCGGTTCTGATACAGGAGATGATGGACCGCTGTCTCTGTCTCTTGGGCTCCCTGGTGTAGTGACTAGCAACCAGGCTCTTGAGATGAAGCAGTTTCTGCCAGAGAAACCTGGCATGAACACTTCATTGCTTCTCTAG
- the LOC4349466 gene encoding ASI1-immunoprecipitated protein 2 isoform X1 codes for MRAPQERTVRDLYDRTRHKDLALPEESVEGRGSGRRVEGPGHREVVAKMEDKLTARKRPVPLDSPNVKTESGTCNVCCAPCSSCLHRNIALTDSNMDCGSSQTCFARSETKNSSFVRVDKGLRTKAKGGENDDEFSATSSPASYSENGENKVIARSSVAADSEVDKPAKRRRLVNHGSRSPIVECHDDSNSCVTGVSAASKLLLDKKKDKLSTSASSRDLTVNYKDNGINRLRNYCAEESTGKKRSDVHAMHRSSSDRSLPAESPFATKRLLRTQSSLSASHGLSPKRPTHEFGNAQNNLAHQPCEKASSNKTVERSLGGKSDPSVLGGERHSMMTSCGTSNRDKIKAGSLTKNLENGTSCSRNGSLEHADIQSNDAVNRNDNDKQERNQGCSMDTGSGRKLNTQNDVMTDSGNSEGLIDVNVCDICGDVGREYLLATCTRCLEGAEHTYCMRVKLEKVPDGEWLCEECCLKEDENQTRSNGGTSRNKVLDGKNQNSESTNNSKTLKVVVTDLDSQQITCGTPVNDPLAGSNQKLHLASSDLEARQVKCATPTAERLDVKNKNSGIMGNRKKLQVVTSSLEARQSSCRTPTSGSLDKKNQSLDKRSQSSEVLLKRKKLRVATDMESPLSNDGVRSPPKSCKRYAENTLSSTPRLLKADSPRNHDVFSRENSFKSSNKGSIKSPDNAPMRSQAVNSSVTLPRSYSLGNLANVKTPGPSPRGLLSKQPSFNNSSNEPKVKQLAEPVLSKLKPSKHSPRDPRESIRKVMKSGPLKHEASICKGSSSSKQKQSVHSSQNEQPRILKPVKPTILLERGASFNLQKPNISSSPRPDSSIKSGDPRNDQDSPRPGPSILKSSKKPGIVENKHSSILSKSDEQGITSTGVVCSKDTCVVKASDPLIPMDKIKNDSTDGACESPLILVNNDNEMSTKPEVLSIPRASKTCGSDFQDIAPTSSSEDLPPEEVQYEQKVVESDGNISCKSAAAIQASEDLLPESPQGCLVAQNPYSPDTKSNDLNLKQQALVDQSSTVGSSLGALVIPEQSYIWQGTFEVSRPGSSPEMYDGFQAHLSTCASLKVLEIVKQLPQRIQLVEVPRHSSWPLQFKEVKPNEDNIALYFFAKDVESYERAYGKLLENMLAGDLSLTANICGIELLIFTSDKLPERTQRWNGLLFFWGVLYARKASSSTELLVKGMNHSPLEQINGPVNQLVCSPKMPQSLGIDLNECPVDELYDPAVSVQTEMENRGASVNHETLLRSNHEAERLNLCEIHFPETAGTGKILLGTPTAVPYGVHVHTSSKRECLNIKPEYPSDIIGSEGTAGRDNMEEEESFTKNGVPCFTKQHTGATTRSVSDEILANTQARVSFQEVSPQHSVRPKLSDDPSDSVLKDFVLPDSSSIYKRQKTSEGKYSTCSFGDGQLTSKCLSKIPLPADQHTSLDDVQYIGRVPADPCSPTKPILDHVIHVLSSDDEDSPEPRNNLNKTSLKEEEGPSPLLSLSLSMASKKHNLTGSDTGDDGPLSLSLGLPGVVTSNQALEMKQFLPEKPGMNTSLLL; via the exons ATGAGGGCGCCGCAGGAGCGCACCGTCAGGGATCTCTACGATCGCACGCGACACAAGGATCTCGCGCTCCCCGAG GAATCAGTGGAGGGGCGTGGCAGTGGACGACGGGTGGAGGGGCCGGGGCATCGGGAAGTGGTCGCCAAGATGGAG gaCAAGCTTACAGCAAGAAAAAGACCAGTACCACTCGACAGTCCTAATGTGAAGACAGAATCTGGCACTTGTAATGTCTGTTGTGCTCCTTGCTCCTCGTGCCTACACCGAAATATTGCACTCACGGATTCAAATATGGACTGTGGATCATCTCAAACATGCTTTGCAAGGTCAGAAACAAAAAACAGTTCGTTTGTTCGTGTTGATAAAGGGCTCCGTACCAAGGCTAAGGGGGGAGAAAATGACGATGAATTCAGTGCTACTTCAAGCCCTGCTTCCTATTCTGAAAATGGTGAAAATAAAGTCATCGCAAGATCATCTGTTGCAGCAGATTCCGAGGTTGACAAGCCAGCAAAACGTAGAAGGCTAGTAAATCACGGTTCTAGATCACCTATAGTAGAATGCCATGATGATAGCAACTCATGTGTTACTGGAGTATCAGCAGCAAGCAAGCTTCTGTTAGACAAGAAAAAGGATAAACTATCTACATCAGCATCAAGTCGTGACCTTACTGTTAACTATAAGGACAATGGCATTAACAGACTAAGAAACTACTGCGCCGAAGAATCTACAGGAAAGAAGAGATCTGATGTTCATGCCATGCACCGAAGTTCATCTGATAGATCATTGCCTGCCGAGTCTCCTTTTGCAACCAAGAGGTTGCTGCGTACCCAATCCTCTCTCAGTGCATCACATGGATTATCTCCTAAGAGACCAACACATGAATTTGGGAATGCACAAAATAATTTAGCTCACCAACCTTGTGAGAAAGCTTCTTCAAACAAGACCGTAGAGCGTTCACTGGGAGGAAAATCAGATCCTTCTGTGCTTGGTGGTGAGAGGCACAGCATGATGACTAGTTGTGGTACCAGTAATAGGGATAAAATCAAGGCTGGATCTTTAACAAAGAATCTGGAAAATGGCACCTCATGCTCAAGAAATGGAAGTCTAGAACATGCTGACATCCAATCTAATGATGCTGTCAATAGGAATGACAATGATAAACAAGAACGTAATCAAGGTTGTTCAATGGATACAGGTAGTGGTAGAAAGTTGAATACACAGAATGATGTGATGACGGACTCTGGGAATTCAGAGGGCTTAATAGAT GTTAATGTTTGTGATATATGTGGAGATGTTGGAAGGGAATATCTTCTGGCTACATGCACTAGGTGCCTTGAAGGGGCAGAGCATAC TTATTGCATGCGAGTGAAGTTAGAGAAAGTTCCAGATGGTGAATGGTTATGCGAAGAATGCTGTCTTAAAGAAGATGAAAACCAAACAAGAAGCAACGGTGGCACATCAAGGAATAAGGTTTTGGACGGGAAGAACCAAAATTCAGAAAGTACAAACAACTCTAAGACATTGAAGGTTGTTGTGACTGATTTGGACAGTCAACAAATCACTTGTGGCACTCCAGTAAATGATCCCTTGGCTGGTAGCAATCAAAAGTTGCATCTTGCGTCATCTGATCTGGAAGCACGGCAAGTGAAGTGTGCCACCCCAACTGCTGAAAGACTGGATGTGAAGAACAAAAATTCAGGAATTATGGGAAATCGCAAGAAGTTGCAAGTTGTTACATCTAGCTTGGAAGCACGACAATCCTCTTGTAGGACACCAACGTCTGGAAGCTTGGATAAGAAGAATCAAAGCTTAGACAAGAGGAGTCAAAGTTCAGAAGTGTTGTTAAAACGTAAGAAGTTGCGAGTTGCCACTGATATGGAATCACCTCTATCAAATGATGGTGTACGGAGTCCACCTAAATCATGCAAGAGATATGCAGAAAATACTTTATCCTCTACTCCCAGGCTCCTGAAGGCGGACAGCCCTAGGAATCATGATGTGTTCTCCAGGGAGAACTCATTTAAAAGCTCTAACAAAGGAAGTATAAAGTCGCCTGATAATGCTCCAATGAGGTCTCAAGCAGTTAATAGTTCCGTGACCTTACCTCGGTCATATTCCTTGGGGAACTTGGCAAATGTTAAAACACCAGGTCCTTCACCACGAG GCCTTTTATCAAAGCAACCATCTTTCAACAACTCCAGTAATGAACCAAAGGTCAAGCAATTAGCTGAACCTGTGTTGAGCAAGTTGAAGCCTTCAAAACATTCACCAAGAGATCCTAGAGAGTCCATCCGGAAAGTTATGAAATCTGGGCCTCTTAAGCATGAGGCTTCAATTTGCAAAGGCTCAAGTTCATCAAAGCAAAAGCAATCAGTTCATTCATCTCAAAATGAACAACCGAGAATATTGAAGCCCGTGAAACCAACAATTTTGTTAGAAAGGGGGGCTtcatttaatcttcaaaaaccAAACATTTCTTCATCTCCAAGGCCTGATAGTTCAATAAAATCAGGGGATCCAAGAAATGACCAAGACAGCCCGAGGCCTGGACCAAGCATACTTAAAAGTAGCAAAAAACCAG GAATTGTTGAAAATAAGCATAGCTCCATTTTATCTAAAAGTGATGAGCAAGGGATTACTTCAACAGGAGTTGTTTGTTCTAAAGACACCTGTGTGGTGAAGGCATCAGATCCACTAATCCCAatggataaaataaaaaatgatagcACAGATGGTGCATGTGAAAGTCCACTAATTTTGGTGAATAACGATAATGAAATGTCAACTAAACCTGAGGTGCTTTCCATTCCACGTGCTTCAAAGACTTGTGGATCTGATTTCCAAGATATTGCGCCAACAAGTTCCTCAGAAGATTTGCCTCCAGAAGAGGTACAGTATGAACAGAAAGTTGTGGAAAGTGATGGGAACATCTCCTGTAAAAGTGCAGCGGCGATTCAGGCTTCCGAAGACCTTTTGCCGGAGAGCCCACAAGGCTGTCTAGTGGCACAAAATCCGTACAGCCCTGACACTAAATCGAATGACCTGAACTTAAAGCAGCAAGCTTTGGTTGATCAATCTTCTACTGTTGGAAGTTCTTTGGGGGCTTTAGTTATTCCAGAGCAGTCTTACATCTGGCA AGGTACCTTTGAGGTTTCAAGACCTGGAAGCTCTCCTGAAATGTACGATGGGTTTCAGGCTCACTTATCTACCTGTGCATCGCTGAAAGTACTTGAAATAGTGAAACAATTACCTCAGAGAATTCAGTTGGTAGAAGTTCCACGGCATTCCTCATGGCCACTGCAATTTAAGGAAGTAAAGCCGAATGAAGATAACATTGCTCTTTATTTCTTTGCTAAAGATGTTGAAAG TTATGAAAGAGCATATGGGAAACTGTTGGAAAACATGCTTGCTGGAGATTTGTCCCTCACAGCAAATATTTGTGGCATTGAACTTCTCATTTTTACGTCTGATAAGCTGCCTGAGAGGACTCAAC GGTGGAATGGCTTACTTTTCTTTTGGGGTGTCCTTTATGCCAGAAAGGCAAGTAGTTCAACTGAGCTGCTTGTCAAAGGGATGAATCATAGTCCATTAGAACAAATTAATGGACCTGTTAATCAACTTGTCTGTTCCCCTAAGATGCCTCAGTCTTTGGGCATAGATTTGAATGAGTGCCCTGTTGATGAATTGTATGATCCAGCTGTATCAGTTCAAACGGAGATGGAGAATCGTGGTGCATCTGTAAACCATGAGACTTTGTTGAGGTCCAACCATGAGGCTGAAAGGCTGAATTTATGTGAAATACATTTCCCAGAAACTGCAGGGACTGGGAAAATTTTGTTAGGAACTCCTACTGCAGTTCCCTATGGAGTTCATGTTCACACAAGTTCAAAACGTGAATGCCTCAACATTAAACCAGAATATCCAAGTGATATAATAG GTAGCGAAGGAACAGCGGGCAGGGACAacatggaggaggaagagagcttTACCAAGAATGGAGTTCCATGCTTTACTAAGCAGCATACAGGTGCAACCACCAGATCAGTATCTGATGAGATATTGGCAAATACACAGGCACGCGTATCCTTTCAAGAAGTATCCCCACAGCATTCTGTCAGGCCAAAGCTTTCTGATGATCCAAGTGATTCAGTTTTAAAGGACTTTGTTTTGCCTGATTCTAGTTCCATCTACAAACGGCAAAAGACCTCTGAGGGAAAATACTCTACTTGCAGTTTTGGAGATGGTCAACTGACTAGCAAATGCTTGTCCAAGATACCCTTGCCAGCTGATCAGCATACTTCATTAGATGATGTGCAATATATTGGTAGGGTTCCAGCAGATCCCTGTTCTCCAACTAAACCAATCTTGGATCATGTGATCCATGTCCTATCTTCAGATGATGAAGACTCCCCAGAACCTCGTAATAATCTGAATAAGACATCACTGAAGGAAGAAGAGGGCCCTTCTCCTCTACTGTCACTGTCCCTTTCTATGGCCTCAAAGAAGCATAATCTTACCGGTTCTGATACAGGAGATGATGGACCGCTGTCTCTGTCTCTTGGGCTCCCTGGTGTAGTGACTAGCAACCAGGCTCTTGAGATGAAGCAGTTTCTGCCAGAGAAACCTGGCATGAACACTTCATTGCTTCTCTAG